The nucleotide window ACGATCTCCGCGCCGGCCGGCAGGTCCGCCTTGCCCGGGTCGCGGGTGAGTGTGCGTACGGGTATGCCGGCGGCGACGAGCTGCTCGACGATGGAGCGTCCGACGGGCGCGGTGGCCGCGGTAACCAGAATCATGATGGTCTCCTCTTGTCTGCGGTGTGCTCGGGCAGGAAGTAGCCGGCCGGGAAGGCCGCAAGCACCAGGCCGGCCGCCAACCACAGCGCGGGGGTCAGGGAGCCCTGCGCGTCGAAGAACACGGTGCCGACCAGGGCCAGGCCGAGGGCGCCGCCCAGCTGCTGGACGGCCGTGATGGTCCCCGAGGCGGAGCCGGTCTCCGCCGGCTCGACGCCGGCCAGCACGAAGTCGAGGTACGGCCCCATCAGCAGCGCCGCACCCACCCCGCCGACCAGCAACGCCGGTATCAGCCGCCAGCCGCTGACCGCCGATCCGGCGGCGGCGACGGTGGCGATGACGCCGACAATCCCGAGGGCGTTGACGAGCACGCCGGCGTGCAGCACCGCGCGGCCGAACCGCCGCAGCGACGGCAGGGCGCCCATTCCGGCGATCACACCGATCGGGTACGGCAGCATGGCGAGCCCCGCGGCCGACGGCGAGTAACCGGCGTCGACCTGGAGGAACACGTTGAACACCAGCATGAAGCCCGACATCGAGGCGAACAGGAGCACCCCGACCAGCAGGCCGCCGGTGAACGCCCGCTTGCGGAAGAGGCTGGGTATCACCAGTGGATCGCCGCCGGCCCTCTCGGTGCGCGTCTCGTACCATCCGAAGAGGACGAAGAGCAGCGCGGAGCCGGCCATCATCGCAAAGGCCCAGGCGGGCCAGCCGTGTTCGCGCCCCTGCACCAGCGGAAAGATCAGGAGCAGGCCGGCGGCCGCGGCCAGCACGGCGCCGACGAGGTCCAGCCGGAGCGGATGCGGCGCGCGGGACGCGGGCAGGAAGCGCACGGCGGCCGCAACGGCGGCCACGCCGATCGGCAGGTTGATCAGGAAGATCATCCGCCAGCCGGTGCCGAGGATGTCGGCGTCGACGAGCCATCCGGCCAGCACCGGGCCGCCGGCCGCGGCCAGGCCCATGACCGGTCCGAACGCGGCGAGCGCGGTCTGCGACTCCGTCGGCGGGAACATCTCCTTGATCAGGCCGAAGCCCTGCGGCACCATCGCGGCACCGCACAGGCCCTGAACGACCCGGGCCGCGATGACCGTCTCCGGTGTACCCGCGGTCGCGACGAGCAGCGAGCCGATCGTGAAGCCGCCGGCGCCGATCAGGAACATCCGGCGGCGCCCGATGATGTCGCCGAGCCGGCCGCTGGTGAGCAGGCCCGCGGTCATCGCCAGCAGGTAGGCGGCGCCCAGCCACTGGAGCAGGCCGGCGCTGCCGCCGAGATCGGCGCGCATGGTCGGCCCGGCGATGTTGGTGACGGTGGCGTCGAGCAGCTCCATCGCCGAACCCGCGAGGATGACCGCGAGCGCGACCCACCGCCACCGGTACGCGGTGGTGGCCGGAGCGAGCGTCTCGGTTGCTGCCATCTGGTCCCCCATAGGTGTCCAGGTGAGATCGACCTGGCAGGTAGCCTCGCAACCGGCGGGTGGCCGTCGGTAGTGCGCTGATCACGAATCCAGGGTGAGGAATTCACGGAGGCCGGAATGATCCGGATCATGGTGGCGGAGGACATGCGAATGCTCCGCGAGACCCTGGTCGCCGTGCTCGCCCTCGAGGACGACCTCGACGTGGTGGCCAGCGTCGACCGGGGCGACACGGTGGTCGACGCCGCGATGCGCACCCGGCCCGACGTCGCCGTGATCGACATCGACCTGCCCGGCCAGGACGGGCTGACCGCCGCCGCCGAACTGCACGAGCGGCTGCCCGGCTGCCGCACGCTCGTGCTGACCGGCCTGGCCAGCCCCGGACACCTGCGCCGCGCGCTACAGGCGCATGCCCGCGGGTTCCTGCTCAAGCACGCTCCGCCGCAGGAGCTGATCGACGCCATCCGGCGGATCGCGGCCGGCGACCGGGTGGTCGACCCGCAGGTGGCGCTCGCGGCGCTGGACGCGGCCACCAATCCGCTGACGGCGCGCGAGGTCGACGTGCTGCGGATCGCCGCGACCGGCGCGGAACCCGCGGAGATCGCCGGGCGGCTGTCGCTGTCCACCGGTACGGTGCGCAACTACCTCACCGCCGCCGAGATGAAGCTCGGTGCGCGCAACCGGGTCGACGCCATCCGCATCGCCACCGAAGGGGGCTGGCTGTGACCGGCCTGCGGCGTTAGCGTCGAAGGATATGAGGGTTGCCCGCCGGGCCAGCGCGATCGTCGTCGCGGTGCTGTGCCTGCTGCTGGTCGCGAGGACGGCGTACGCCCTCAGCGACGGCGGGCCGGGCTACCTGTTCGTGCTGGCGTCGTTCGTGCTGCCGTTCGGGTATGCCGTCCCCGCCACCCGGGGCGTGTGGACACGCCACCGGTTCTGGCTGCTGGCCGCGCAGGCGGCGCTGACCTACCTGCCGTTCGCCGTTTTCGGCAACCACTGGGTCGGCGGCGTGTCGGGCCTGCTGGGCGGCCTGGTGCTGCTCACGCTCGCGGCGCCCGGCTCGTGGCTGCTGTTCGCCGCGCTCCTCGTGGTGGAGTGTGTGCTGTGGATGGGCGTGGTCGGCCTGCCGTACGCGCCGGCGGTCCACGCCGTGGTCTGGCTCTGCGTCGCCTTCGTGACCACCGGGCTGGCGTTCTTCGGCCTGGCCCGCCTCTCGGACGTGGTGAGGGAGCTGCACGTCGCCCGCGCGGAGTTCGCGCGCCTGGCGGTCGCGCGGGAGCGGCTCGAGGCGACCCGCAGGCTGCGGGCCGCGCTCGACGAACGCCTCCGCGCGGTCACCGAACACGGCCGGGCCGCGCTGCGTGCCCTGGCGGACGACCGGCAGCGGGCCCGTGAGCAGATGACGGAGGCGGGCGTCCTGGCCCGTCAGGTGCTCACCGACGTTCGGGCGGTGACCGCGGACCCGCTGCCGGTGGAGACCCCCGCGCGGCGCGGCGACGCCGTCGTGGCGCCGCGGCTGGCCCGGACCGTCCTGGTCGTCATGCTGTGCGCCTTCTTCGCCCTGGACCTGGCCTATCTCGTGTTCCTCGACGCCACCGCGATCGTCCGGGCCGGGGCCGTGGCCAACGGCTTCGCGATCATGGCCCTGCAGCTGCGTCACTCCCGGCCGGTCCGGGACGGCGACCGCCCGCGCGCCTGGGCCTGGACGCTCGCCCTTCAGGCCCTGCTGGTGTACGCGCTGGTCCCGGCCATCGGCTACCCCGCGCTCATCTTCGTCGGCTTTCTCGCCGGCTCCGCCCTGCTGCTGATTCCCGGCCGATGGGCGTGGGCCGGCTTCGCCGTGGTCCTGGCCGGCTTCTCCGCGATCCTGGTCCACGAGAATCCGTCGGTCGCGTACCTGACCTACTCGGCGGCGATCATGGCGGCGATCGGCCTCATGGTGTACGGCCTGTCCAGGCTGGCCGACCTGGCCGTCCAGCTGGAGGCCCTGCGCGGCGAGACGGCCCGGATGGCGGTGCACCGCGAACGGCTGCGCACCGCCCGGGACGTGCACGACCTGCTCGGCCAGGGGCTCTCGGTCCTCACCCTCAAGATCGTCCTCATCGACCGGTTGATCGACCACGACGAGGCACGGGCACGCGCCGAGATCGAAGAGGCGATCCGGATCTGCACGACGGCGCGGGACGAGACGCGCCTGGTCACCGACGGCATCCAGCACCTGTCTCTGCGCGCGGAGATCGCGGTGGCCCGCTCGGTGCTGACCTCGGCCGGCATCGACGTCCGCGCCGACCTGGCCGACGGGCCGCTGCCGGCCGAGCTCGACGCCGTGCTGGCCACGGTGCTGCGGGAGGCCGTCACCAACGTCCTGCGGCACAGCAGCGCCCGCCACTGCGTCATCGAGACGGCCCGCACCGCCCCGGGCATGCTGCGCCTGAGCGTCAGCAACGACGGCGTGTCCGACCAGCCGAACCGCGAGGCTCCGGCCGGCCACGGCCTGACGAACCTCACGGCGCGCGTCGAGGCCGCCGCCGGCCACCTCACCAGCCACCGCGCCGACGGCCGGTTCCACATCGTCGCCGACCTCGCGGAACCCGCATGACGACCGTGCTGTGCGTGCCGCAGTGGCAGGGCTCGGCATCGAGCGCGGCGCCGCGGCTGATGGCCGGCGCCCGCAGCGCCGCCGGGCTCGTCGCGGCGCAGGCGCTGGTGACCGTGCCGGTACAGGAAAAGGCCGGCGAGAAGGCGGCCGGGATCCGCGCGTTCGACGTGCTGGTGGAGAACCAGCGGCTGACCCGGGAGGCGCTGGCCGGCATCGACGACCGGGTGATCACCGTCGGCGGCGACATCGACGAGGCCGAGGCCGAGGTGATCCGCGACCTGGGTGCCGCACTCGCACGCGGTCAGGTGGGGCGGCAGAGCTGAGGGTTGGCCAGTTCGGCGCAGGGCCGGTCGCCGTTCGCACGGATGATGTCGGCGCCGACCTGGTTGGTCAGGTAGCGCAGGAAGCTCGCCGCCAGGGACTCGGCGTCCGGCTCGCCGTAGGTGTAGCCGAACTCGGTCTCCCAGAACGGGTACGTGCCGTGGTCGGCGCCGGTCACCTCGGCCCGGTGGCCGTTGATCCGCACCAGCACCAGGTCGTCGCGGACCGCCGCCGCGCCCAGCTCGCTGTAGCCGAGGGCACCCGGAGTGTCGGCGATCGCCCGCAGCACCGCCTCGGTGGAGTCGCGGGCGCAGCGGACCACCCCCGGCGTTGTGCCCGGGTCGCGGGTGCGGCAGTCGTCGGAGTTGCTGCCCGGCTCGCGCTGGCCGCCGAGGACCCGGCGCTGGAACGCGGCCCGGGTGCCCGAGCCCGGATTGCGGCTGATCAGCCGTACCGGCAGGTCGCTGCCGCCGATCTCCTTCCAGTTCGTCACCTCGCCGCGGTAGATCTGCCGGATCTGCTCGCCGGTCAGGTCGTGCACACCCGCCTC belongs to Amorphoplanes digitatis and includes:
- a CDS encoding response regulator transcription factor → MIRIMVAEDMRMLRETLVAVLALEDDLDVVASVDRGDTVVDAAMRTRPDVAVIDIDLPGQDGLTAAAELHERLPGCRTLVLTGLASPGHLRRALQAHARGFLLKHAPPQELIDAIRRIAAGDRVVDPQVALAALDAATNPLTAREVDVLRIAATGAEPAEIAGRLSLSTGTVRNYLTAAEMKLGARNRVDAIRIATEGGWL
- a CDS encoding sensor histidine kinase, whose protein sequence is MRVARRASAIVVAVLCLLLVARTAYALSDGGPGYLFVLASFVLPFGYAVPATRGVWTRHRFWLLAAQAALTYLPFAVFGNHWVGGVSGLLGGLVLLTLAAPGSWLLFAALLVVECVLWMGVVGLPYAPAVHAVVWLCVAFVTTGLAFFGLARLSDVVRELHVARAEFARLAVARERLEATRRLRAALDERLRAVTEHGRAALRALADDRQRAREQMTEAGVLARQVLTDVRAVTADPLPVETPARRGDAVVAPRLARTVLVVMLCAFFALDLAYLVFLDATAIVRAGAVANGFAIMALQLRHSRPVRDGDRPRAWAWTLALQALLVYALVPAIGYPALIFVGFLAGSALLLIPGRWAWAGFAVVLAGFSAILVHENPSVAYLTYSAAIMAAIGLMVYGLSRLADLAVQLEALRGETARMAVHRERLRTARDVHDLLGQGLSVLTLKIVLIDRLIDHDEARARAEIEEAIRICTTARDETRLVTDGIQHLSLRAEIAVARSVLTSAGIDVRADLADGPLPAELDAVLATVLREAVTNVLRHSSARHCVIETARTAPGMLRLSVSNDGVSDQPNREAPAGHGLTNLTARVEAAAGHLTSHRADGRFHIVADLAEPA
- a CDS encoding MFS transporter, coding for MAATETLAPATTAYRWRWVALAVILAGSAMELLDATVTNIAGPTMRADLGGSAGLLQWLGAAYLLAMTAGLLTSGRLGDIIGRRRMFLIGAGGFTIGSLLVATAGTPETVIAARVVQGLCGAAMVPQGFGLIKEMFPPTESQTALAAFGPVMGLAAAGGPVLAGWLVDADILGTGWRMIFLINLPIGVAAVAAAVRFLPASRAPHPLRLDLVGAVLAAAAGLLLIFPLVQGREHGWPAWAFAMMAGSALLFVLFGWYETRTERAGGDPLVIPSLFRKRAFTGGLLVGVLLFASMSGFMLVFNVFLQVDAGYSPSAAGLAMLPYPIGVIAGMGALPSLRRFGRAVLHAGVLVNALGIVGVIATVAAAGSAVSGWRLIPALLVGGVGAALLMGPYLDFVLAGVEPAETGSASGTITAVQQLGGALGLALVGTVFFDAQGSLTPALWLAAGLVLAAFPAGYFLPEHTADKRRPS